The DNA region acgccctGTCAAAAAAGTTAATGTCACTCGAGATGATACATACAACATACATCCAAATCTAGTAATTAAAAGTTATGGTGGGATAAAtaaactcacacacacacacacataaatatgaATCCAAAAAATACTACACTTCTTTtttgatagatatatttataacaattattgatttgaataccaagataaattaaaatgtgtctGCATTAAGCAATGTCCTGAAACTTATTCTTATTAAAGTACTTAGTTATAACTTACAGAACAATAGTACAAGTACATATCGAAACCTTAGTTCGAAGCGATCCCTCATGCTTAGTTTCAGGGTTTGTTCAATTGCAACTAGCGCGTAGTTTGGACTTGAAAGTTGGTACCACACCTGCTACACGTCTTAATCTCTTATACTCTATAACTTTGTAACATGCAACTCCGTCGCGTAAAGAAAGTATTGTACAAATGGTCcttatgaaatatactttataacaagcaagcaagaaatattataaaattgacatcaaggtacttttaaatcattataaaataatacaagaataaaaaaaggCCTTGCTGGCGCCCGCGAATACACTCGCGTTTTAAAGGTTAATTTTCAGGTGTTAGATATAAAAGAAGTCGTATGTCTTTCTTTGtgattcaagtttgcttcacaccaaatttcaataatttcatgATGATCTGTTGAATAGGTAAGGCGCGTAAGCGTGCGTAAAGCAATTCAATAAAttcactttcgtatttataatgttagtgaAGACGAGCTGTTACACGTGACTTCGTCTGGGAGTTGAATCATATATTGTTAACAATGTCATTTTTTTCACGAaaccttgatttttttttagctttagcagcctgtaaatttttcccactgctgggctaaaggcctcttctccctttgaggagaaggtttggagcatactccaccacgctgctccaatgcggattggtggaatttcgttgaaattagacaaatgcaggtttcctcacgatgttttccgagcacgagatgaattttaaacacaaattaagcacatgaaaattcagtggtggctgcttgggtttgaacccgaaatcatcggttaagatgcacgcgttcgaaccactgggccatctcggctcggcctTGATaacttttctaaaataaaagttactaaAATTCCTCCATAAAACATTAGTTAGTTTAGTGTAAGTCCCCTCAAAATCGGCCTAGCCGTTTTTGAAATTAAAGATGCAACAAACAGGCAGTAAGAGaaacattttagaaattattttatattgttaggtATAAGATTGGTAAAAAGTTAACATGgcaacatacatttaaaattttattagtatagatataacaCCACGCTACGTCCCATGTGGGCGGAGCAGTAACAGTAATAGAAGCTAATGTTGATAAAACctataataagaaaaacaatttcatataattttaaggcTCGAACTAAATCCAAGTGACAGAAAAAGTCCCAATCTCCCTGCTCAACAAAATCAACTTGACATTTATTGTACAGATGAAACCGGTGGAATATTTTAAAGGAATACGAGAGCAATAATTCTATTACATAGATTATAAACTATTTCGCCATTTCAAGTCACTGACTGAACTGATTTCCCAAAGGTACGGATTCAGTGCTATCAATATgacattaaatcatattttcatttctgGAATAAtactgtttgaaatattaaattgtaataggagtatacatatatatatatatatatatataacggcgAGGCGGTAATATTGTTTGGTTCGGGGTTACCATCTTCGTCATATATGttcacaaataatacaacaaattgaTAGCTGGATTatcgtatattgtatatttttacaatatttcattggCCGCGACCACATCTGTCTTATCCTTCTTGACAACtgccatttttatgtttttctaacgtGACAAAGAGTGATTGACTTCACTGGCCATCCAGAATCAAATCTCAAACTAAGAGAttacaatcaaagtatttaaatctgacgctgcgacatatatatatatatatatatatatatatatatatatatatatatatatatatatatatatatatatatatatcgcaaATTTGCTCCCTTGTCGGTCCAGTATCTAGCATAGACAGTTTCAGATCATGAAGTCCAGAAATCGAATACCGGGTCAGGATCAGCTAAGGTTGTTGGGTTTTTCTTCAGGTTCTTTTGGTTTTCATTGTagataaccttttttttaaagaataatagcaatgacccaaattaattaaagaatcactaatattcctattactATTCCTTAATAGGAGGAACGACAACAGTCTAAGGGGTCTGGATCAATCCTGCAACTTTTTACATCGCCGGTTGGCCCTTAAagcattgcgctattgacggttacttggtggtatggttTTATGCATTCATGTTTAAGAGTTTAGTCAGTCAGTGTAATAGCAACCAGAAGAGACAAAtcgacattttagttcccaaggttagtagcGCATTGAATATACAAGGGagggttaaattaaattacgttattattttatttaatatttttattgccttCTTATCAATCTTATGTCTATTAATAGTGGTGACTATTGTCTaccctttttaaataataaatgcatcgtgaggaaacctgtaaaTGCTAATGAAAACACCATActatgtgtatccatcaacccttATTGGAGTATCGTGGTCGAGGGTAGATTCCCAGTAGATTTGTTCTGGTTCACAACAACCTTTACGCTGTGGTATACAATAATTtagaaaccattttttttttctacaagtATTCGTATCAAAAGGTTCTTAAGGGGAAACccaaaactttataatttgtttttgcttTCAGTACAGTATTGCAAAATACAATTCGAAAAgtgtttttgtttgaaaaagTCGGATTTCTTTTCTATTTAAGACCTTAAACGTTTCTACTCGGAATGAgtaattgttttacaaaatgGATTCAAGTCAACATAATATAGAGATGAATATTGTATACTAAATGTAAAACTGACTTTTTTCAGTCATATTACAGGTTTTTTGAGGAGTTTCCAGCTTTTGACATACTTTCAGAGGTTAGGTGAACTTCCAGTTGGCCATATTTATACTTCTTCCTTCACTTCGGGCTTCCACTTAGAATTTCTTAAGTGACCTTTATCATATTCAATTGACTTAGGCACAAGACCAAAGATCgaagaaaaagaaagagaaaagATTGCTATCTGTTAGAACCCCGCCTCCACTATCATCAAAAAGTGATAAGTCTCGACTATAATTTAATGATCCCACACTATGAGACTCCATCAGagtttaatatgattaaataccATAACCTATTCTGATAAAACTTACTCAATAAATGACGAGCTCTTTCgatacattacttttttaatctattcaaatctaataaaatttttcatGAATGTATTTAGGTTAGTCATTTAatcacatttataaatttaaatagtactgaattttaattttatactaccCATTCTAATTCTTAAACCTACAAATACCCTTATAAGCTAAAATAGAGACAAAAACATATTagataatataacaaaacaaagtcATGTTAAAGTTGATAAAGTAATAATGGTGGTTTACAATTAGACAATGAATTGGAGACATGAAATACGAAAGGATTTAACTACCTTAAACCTAAAAGTACCAGATTCAACTCTCACTAAGGcttttgtgtaattattttaaatctgcgtggaaataattattacaaattaaaaataaagcgaAGCGATGCAGCTTCCCagttaaacataaatttgtcaatattttgtGAACGGCATTAAAGAAAAGGTTACCCATATCcattttatttctaagaatataaacattttaagcaataataactaattattaatataagcaactattagtaaaattttaaatcctcAATTTTGGTTTCGCatgacaaacatattttttctacGGTGTATGGTCCATCTGAAAtatgagtatttaaaattaccacgttattaagaataaataatcgGAATAAGCCACCAAACGTTTTTGGCTCGACAATGTAATTACTAcctgttaaattatttcataagaaatatctcaaaactcaccgcagaacaagTGTAGTATCAAAAAGCCATATGCGACAatgagtataataataattataaaacttaaagcaTATATGACTATACGCACCAAAATAGTTTCAACAAGTGAGTTCATAAAGAATAGCTCTGTATCTAACTCATATTAAAAGggcaattttcataaaaaacagtaaatttaatttacctatATTAAACCATTTGTTTGAAGGGATTCCTGACTCTAATCTGGCAGAAGCTATTGCCTCTCTCATTGCGAAGGGCACTACCACTGACAAACAAAGAGGTGGCTCACTAGTTGCTGAAAACACACAAATATACTTCGATTATTTGATAAAAGAAACAAAcgtgccaactttattatctcggTGTGCCTGACAGCTACGCTTGGCACTTGCCAAACGTCATAATACTATACTAGTATTGTTTTGCGAGTATTTTTATCGATTCTTTCTTAGCTTTGCcggtctatctagacatataaataacaatcaaagCAATATACATTCCACATCTAGAGATTcacagaaaattaaattttatggtcgaaaaaaatgtatagatgatattattataataataccccTAAACAATTaaacctataaaattaaatttgtatatatgaactaaataatttttgtttgtacatTTTGTTCCAAGAATAGCATCATAGCTGTAAGATTTCTCCCGAAAGTATATTCGAAAGTCCTGCGGTATATCCGTGGCTTGTGGTACATAGTAATTCCAAGATCGATCGGTGAGCAGTTCACCAGTGCTATAATTATACACCAATTCTTCAGATGTCATATAACCCAGTCCCTGTACGAACGCACCTTCAATCTGTAAATTGTAATGATAAAACAGGtacattaaactaaaaaataataattacagaacaaatataatatttgtataataagtatatttttattacttacttgCCCAATATCAATTAATGGATTAATACTACGACCTACGTCTTCTAATAAATCAACTCTCAGGATTTCAGATTCACCTGTTAGTACATCGACTTCAACTTCAGCTAAGATCGCACCAAAAACATTATTGTTCTTATATACGTCATCAAATGTAGCGAGTCCATTTGCTTGTAAATTAATTCCCAGTTCATATGCTCTTGCAATTAATCGTTCCCATGTTGGGTTACCCATATCTCTTCTTAAAGGTTCTAATCGTTCTAGCAATTCCTTACAACATCTTGTAACTCCTAAAGCAACATTTTGGGATGCCAAACTCGAAACAGTACATGAATTATTCGGATTGGCCATTGTGTTGCTggctttaacttttattttacttacaggTATATTCAAGAAATATGCACAAACTTGAATTGCTTTAGTGTTAATGCCTTGACCTAATTCAACCCCTCCGTGAGTTATTGCAACTGACCCATCACCGCTGTAGActgataatgttatatttaatatataagggTAGGTGCTGTTCCATCTCATAAGAGCAAATCTTAAGCCTCGTTTTTTCCATCTATtttctgaattaaatttgtCTTTTGCCTTTTTCCTTTCGATGTAATTTGAATCATTTATAAGAGTATTGGTCATTTCAATAAGGTCACCAAATTCTTTGTCAAGGTTATTTAGGCGAACTGTTAAAGGATCTAAGTCCAATTCGTAAGCTATTCGTTCCATGATTGTCTCAGCGGCAGAAATGGCTTCCAATGTCCCTGGAAATGTAATTGACGtacatctataaaaaataaagagcctttaaatattaaaatactggcGTAGAGCCTCTTTTCCTTTTCAGAAGAAGGTTAAGATTTtgtttcaccacgctgctcaaagaTAGGGTGGAGACACCTAAGTTAGATGTTCATCTGTCTCATACAGGactttttttcgttttctttcACAACTAAGAACGAGACGAattgtaaattcaaattaaacacatgaaaattcagtggtgcttgtgcAGTATTTAACTCGCAGAATCATGTGTTCTACCTTACTCGGCAGTTTCAgctctaaatatttaattgtatgttgGAATCACATAAAACATCATATTAATGGGACTCTGTGATCTGGATGaaagaataaacaaatgttgctctctattaaaatgatatatttttctgtataaaaCTGCAGGCTTTGCCTCAAGGTTAGGCTGCAATGATAAGTGCAAAAATAGACGCttatcagtaataattaattcaacgcaatgaatatattaaagttttttttacctGGAGAACGAAACCAAGTATTCGAAGGAGTATCAGAAATAGCATTGAAACATCTAAAATTCCACCTTGCCTTGTCATAGCAATTGTAATAGTTTCCTTCAGTGATTCGTATAAGAAGTTCGTTGACAATATAACCATTATCATCATAAATGTCATAATTCAAGTACTGAATAACACCTTCACTATTAACACCTatctaaaagaaataatttttttttttattttattttttttattattgttgctatacaataataaataggaaaatatttatatcacgcaaatcttatttcatattatattttacaaatagtaCGCTGTTCACTTACTTCATAATTCGTTGAAGAAGGCATTCGTTTACCAATTGCACGAGTTTGGATTCTTAATGGCATGAGGAATCTACAAGGTCGGTTCAGTTTGTAGGTAGCGATACTGCAAGCTGTAGTTATAAGAGTCTGTCTTGACAATTTCAATCCAAAACTTCCTCCAACTCGATGAACTTCCATGTCGACCctgtattttataagattaactttgaataataataataattttaaaaacattgaagCAATTTTGATTTGtcacatattcaaatatataataattcaaattttacgATTCTGTACCTGCTTTGATCGATGTTCAAGCACCGTGCCGACATCGTTTGAGCAGCAGCTAAGTAGTGTGACGTGGGAGTAGCTTTAATTCCTTCTTCAGTTGGCCAAGAAACACATGACAAATTTTCCAAACAAAAATGATATTGCCCAAATATAGTTTGATCGTCATCGATAACTTTGACTACATCGTTACCCTTGTCAGTTGCGTTTATACATGAGAATAATGTAACTTGACTaggatcatttttaatattccttatatcTATTTTGGGTTGACGTACGTTACTGTACTTAACCTTTACCAATAATCGAGCTCTGTTAGCTATATCATAAGATTCTGCTACGATAATTCCTAAAGGTTggttgtaataaaaaacttcACCGTCACATAGTATCTCTTCATTCGTAATACTATCTTGGTCTTCAGGTGGTGTAAATGAATTGACGCCAGGGATATCTTTAGCTGTATAGAAGGCTATAACGCCAGGGAAATTCTGAAATcggtttcatatataatattaacatctttgcttttgtttattttttttcttattcatgGTACCTACCAAAGCTTCAGTGGCATCTATAATGTCTATATTTCCTCTTGCGATAGTTGTAAGGACAAACGTAGCAAACACTTCTCTAGGTAGGGACGGGTGATCATCGACATACTTTGCCTCTCCCGCGCACTGGTGCTATTAATTTTAGTAtggacattattaaaataagctgATTCTGCGTAagggtatattttataattgtttttttttttaatatattgacttcgtagatttttaacaatattaacttACCAATGCTTCCACCTTAGGTATTGGTTCATTAAGAGGCCATATATTTGGATCAGTTGGAAACGACTGCGACGCAGTAGAAACTGGACGCGTTTGATGAAGTTTTATCTTTCCGGATTTGTATCGTGAGTGCAATATGTTTTGGGGAGAGAGAAATAAAAGACCCTGTAAaaggtttttgtaataatatcaaatatataaacttaatttagaatgcttcaaaaatcattttaaaaatataatgttgtgaTGTATTTGTCTGGATTTagctatgaatataaaattttctgtaACAAAATACTCACTACAGGTCGTCATTCAAAACctgaaattacttttttgtatcaaattactttttgaCTTGTTTtgtgttagaaatatataaaacattaatacattttcacCTTATAAAAGAGTCCTATTGCCAGCTGTTTTCTATATTGAACTGAGGGTTCAGGTGGAAGATCAGTTACCACAAGTTCATCGGAGAGTATTTTGATGGTTTGTtgcaaaatattgttattgaagAGCATTTTTCCAATGATAAAATTCTCTGTTTTTGTAGCTCGTGAAAAGTTTGAAGACAATCCACCGAATACAATTCTAGATTTTAGCACTTTGTTATCATCCTCATTTAGCTTATAAAGAAACGCTGCATTGACAATTGCATGTGCATTTCGGGATTTTGCTGATACctgtaattttttatcacgtattaataataagaatgagTTTTCTTTCAAAACTGAATCTATTCTCATATAAAGACGCGTTAAAGGAGATACCTTGTAAGTAACCAACTTATAAGCAGTATTTAATGGTGgcagtaaaacatttaaaattatttttcctcTCATGTTTTCGTTTAGAAAATTTTCCATAGTAACTGTTTTCGTAACACCATCAGCAGatcctaaaataaaatgtgaaataaatatagcttgttttaacgaattataataaaaccattatTGTCAGTAGGCCTGGTTATTCCAGAGAATGGAATTGCAATTAATTAGCTCTATTGCCTCCATTCTACGCGGTCATGAATCGTGATTCCTTGTTTCGTAATCGTAGTtaaaattcttatgtaaataaatgatagaAATAATACGATAATTTGGTACATTTACTTATCGTCAGCTGCGCTCCGACTGCTTGGAGAAGGAGAAAAATGTCAGAAGAGAAGTCACGATACTTATGTTTGATCATTAAGTTTCCCGCTATTGTTCCTTGCTGAAACAATCAATTATATTCACACTTATTCTGAATTTGAGTCAGACCTTGAACAGGTATGActgaacaaattattatttatgtttaataaactaTGTCTTACATTCCTGATAGCAACGTTGGCTACTAGTTGAATATGTTCATTTATAACTTTCAGGTAACCAAAATATTCAGTATCAGATGCATCAGCAAATATATCCATTAATTCAGTCAGTGTTGTTCCAGCTCCCACAACCATGTTTTGGTCAAAATAGAAACCTTTCAGATCACTTATAGCAGTGACATCTATTAAAACACGAGGATATTCTACAATTGGGCGAACTCCTAAAAAGAgagttttattagaaaaatgtattcAGTCTAACACAAATTTCCATTCCATTCCAATAAGACTTGTGTATTTAAAATCGTTGTGCTAATGTTACCTTTTCCAGTATTGCCCGCAACAAGCATATAAGAATCACTTCCTTCTtttcgtaatatattaaaaacatcttCAACTGCGTTTACTCTAAACCATTTTCTGTTATCttttaaatctatttcaatATTGATTTCTCCCAAACTATCTCCAGACACAAAACACCAATCGTTgtcttttatgttatttttcaaacatatctCACTAGTTTTATTACATAGGGTAATATCTTCTatatccattattttatttggctTGGGAGCATCACTGGCAAACTTCTTGAATGCTTCCAAAATAGTTCTGTATCCAGTGCATCTGCATATATTACTGGACAGCTGCTGTTCTATTTCTATCATAGTCTTTCTTTTGCTCTTCAATAAACTGTATaagttttgtttacaaaaatatattgtgtgtaACTTTAAAGTTCttgttcattataaataagaatattagtaatgatttaaaataacgataattttatcaaaatatatacattttcttaatataatatatcatagtgCATTAACAAGGATGACTCTACCATCAATGCGGGTCGGGTTACGCATATCTATGAAGCCGAAGGTTTTTTGTGACTTATCCAAAGCACTCGATCATGATATTACAATATGAAACTCTGGTCAAGGAATTATCCTAATATTGAATTTGAGTGTTGAAGATattcaaattgttaatataacaaatattatatatttacacctTTTTCCCGTACGAAGTCGGGGGCAGTTTGTTCGTGACACACAATtatgtaattgaattaaattttaagaaaaagaaCTGAATAAATTTCacgttaaaatttttataacgaacaaattacaatttggtagtgttcctatttaaataagaagaaaaaaatccaATCAAATGGAAAAGAATTATTCTTAAGCATCGCTGTCTGACTTAAGTATCGCTTTCAAGGTACTAAAAattcaaagtaattaaataaacatatgtacatatatatatataactcggtttttaattattttttgtataaaatttagtcttaatattaatgatatcacTTAACATAATCTACATGAATAAGTTTTGAAAGCCACAGGCTTATATCGTAAGGGTCGTGTGCCTAAAGTAAAGGTAGGACCGACCGCATTATCCCGTTGAAAAGCAATTTGCAACGCTCACACTCAATTAAAGGATTTAGGGGATTGTATAATATGGAGACCAATTCGCGTAGCCTCCAATGCAATTTGTTAGTACGGTAATGATCGTGGTTTCGCACACATAAGTTTATTCGGTATTTTAGTGTGCGTGTAGTACATTTCAACATTCTcagactattataatattatattcatgttCATAACATATGTTAGTTACTTAATACTGCCTCGGTTGTCCATTATTCGTGATGTCTCGGATTTGTCTAGTTAGTCAAGTTAAATTGATTGTTTCTCACACACCAGATATCTCAGTAGCAGATATGGTAAGAACTATTTCATCTTACTGTCTGGTTCTACAGAAAGCACATAAATTAATTGGACCTGTGCTTGATTTCTTGAATTTGCTAGCCCCATGGATTGTCAAGCGACACCTTTCGAATTCACTTTTATATGAGTATtgggtattaaataattatcagttAATACTTCCATATTTTTGTAGTTTAAtggtaatttctttaaaaaaatgttaaataaaataaacttacttatACATAGACATGACGAAGCCGGGACTACAGTAGCCACATTGAGTACCGTTCGTCTCTGCGAGCGTCTTTTGCAAAGGATGGTAACCATCCAGTCGGTTGCCAATCTTCTCAATAGTTGTAACCTCCCAGCCATGACAAGATGGTACTGATACCAAACACTAAGAAATAAATTGCTTTCCTGTTAATAATCTTTTGCTAATCATTTGCTATCAACAAACTACCAATGTATTTAGAATCAAATATAACTTATTCAAGACTCTTGGTAAAGTAAAAGTGTCGaataatattacgattactatTACTTTTTATTCAGGTTAGGTTATTCAAGCATGTATCAGTTAAAGCAACTGACTATATCgaactataatttatactttactcAAGACGCGCAGTTACGTTACTTAATAGACAAAATGAAAACtatcaagaattaaaaaaaataaacatgtaatctgagaaaaaaatattgtcattgtcgttttaaatatcattacagCTTAAACCATAGATGACCGTTTCACTATAAAATTGTGCCATCACATGCATCAGTTTTTACTAAAACTTTTACAAATTGTaccttgtattttattttgccttcctatacttgatggtaggacttCATATAAATGCTACAGTAGCtgtcacccactcatcaggtattctaccctTCGTCTAAAGGGTAAATTTGCCTTtatagctacaggcacaagggagatggCGTTCCCAAGCTTGCCCATTTGTGGTTAATATTTGTCACAGTGCGAGTGTCTATGGGTGCTGGTGATTACTAACTGACAGTCATACGTGGTACATGTATGCCCGTTCGTATATACTTCACTGCATActgtaaaacaaagtcgcttcccgctgtctgtccctgtgtatgcttagatctttaaagcTACGGAACGGAATTTGcggatgcggtttttttttaatagatagagtgattctaGAAGaacgtttatatgtataacacatgTGTAaaagagaaacactgataatttcagagatttctaatgtgatgtaaataaacacatgctGAACTCTACGAGACCGATcataataatgtactacagtcttgttatatataattaaatagttatgaaAGCTATCTTACAGAATTAACCGCTTCCGGCATTGACCCTGGTGATTTTATGACGCTTATGATACATGCTCCGCATCCACCTTCCAGGCACATATATTTGGTTCCTCGCAGTTCCAGACATCTTCTCAGGAACTCGAGCAGTGTTGTAGTGGAACTGACATCACCGccaactaataaaatatttgtaacgaatttaaattgcatttttatgaataatttatcttttaaaatgagATCGAAATTTATGACAATACCAACGACATCCGGTTGCCTtagattagtatttaaaaaaacctgtTGTGCAAAATAATTCTTCGAAGTGTcgctatatgtatttaaaataatgatcattattttacattacactaGACATAAAGTAGGATACGTTGACAATGACATGTTACATGGAAAATGTTAAATTGGTATTAAATGTTCGAAATGgtagaatatttgtaaaaaaatgttgttatgtATAAATGAGGGCTCATATTGTATTAAACAAGGATGACGTTATACTAAAGTAACTCAAGTGAATACAAATCGATTGTGACCGAAACGACACATATTTCGATACACTATAAATAGAGACAGAgaagtttgatatttttttaatatcaataggaaaataaaatgtaaaatatactttttttgttGCTTATTACCGACTCTATCCTATATAATCGTATTATTATCCGGTTAAAAACCAAAACCCAAATAGACCACTTGAAGATAAGTTGTCACCAACGCCCTTAGACATTGGccctgtaagaaacattaaccatctCTACATccccaatgcaccaccaacattggaaactaagatgttatgtcccttgtgccagtagttaca from Vanessa atalanta chromosome 14, ilVanAtal1.2, whole genome shotgun sequence includes:
- the LOC125068741 gene encoding xanthine dehydrogenase/oxidase-like isoform X1; protein product: MSSKAGMDSVKFKVNGSEYSIGGDVSSTTTLLEFLRRCLELRGTKYMCLEGGCGACIISVIKSPGSMPEAVNSCLVSVPSCHGWEVTTIEKIGNRLDGYHPLQKTLAETNGTQCGYCSPGFVMSMYNLLKSKRKTMIEIEQQLSSNICRCTGYRTILEAFKKFASDAPKPNKIMDIEDITLCNKTSEICLKNNIKDNDWCFVSGDSLGEINIEIDLKDNRKWFRVNAVEDVFNILRKEGSDSYMLVAGNTGKGVRPIVEYPRVLIDVTAISDLKGFYFDQNMVVGAGTTLTELMDIFADASDTEYFGYLKVINEHIQLVANVAIRNQGTIAGNLMIKHKYRDFSSDIFLLLQAVGAQLTIRSADGVTKTVTMENFLNENMRGKIILNVLLPPLNTAYKLVTYKVSAKSRNAHAIVNAAFLYKLNEDDNKVLKSRIVFGGLSSNFSRATKTENFIIGKMLFNNNILQQTIKILSDELVVTDLPPEPSVQYRKQLAIGLFYKGLLFLSPQNILHSRYKSGKIKLHQTRPVSTASQSFPTDPNIWPLNEPIPKVEALHQCAGEAKYVDDHPSLPREVFATFVLTTIARGNIDIIDATEALNFPGVIAFYTAKDIPGVNSFTPPEDQDSITNEEILCDGEVFYYNQPLGIIVAESYDIANRARLLVKVKYSNVRQPKIDIRNIKNDPSQVTLFSCINATDKGNDVVKVIDDDQTIFGQYHFCLENLSCVSWPTEEGIKATPTSHYLAAAQTMSARCLNIDQSRVDMEVHRVGGSFGLKLSRQTLITTACSIATYKLNRPCRFLMPLRIQTRAIGKRMPSSTNYEIGVNSEGVIQYLNYDIYDDNGYIVNELLIRITEGNYYNCYDKARWNFRCFNAISDTPSNTWFRSPGTLEAISAAETIMERIAYELDLDPLTVRLNNLDKEFGDLIEMTNTLINDSNYIERKKAKDKFNSENRWKKRGLRFALMRWNSTYPYILNITLSVYSGDGSVAITHGGVELGQGINTKAIQVCAYFLNIPVSKIKVKASNTMANPNNSCTVSSLASQNVALGVTRCCKELLERLEPLRRDMGNPTWERLIARAYELGINLQANGLATFDDVYKNNNVFGAILAEVEVDVLTGESEILRVDLLEDVGRSINPLIDIGQIEGAFVQGLGYMTSEELVYNYSTGELLTDRSWNYYVPQATDIPQDFRIYFREKSYSYDAILGTKSTSEPPLCLSVVVPFAMREAIASARLESGIPSNKWFNIDGPYTVEKICLSCETKIEDLKFY
- the LOC125068741 gene encoding xanthine dehydrogenase-like isoform X2, which gives rise to MCLEGGCGACIISVIKSPGSMPEAVNSCLVSVPSCHGWEVTTIEKIGNRLDGYHPLQKTLAETNGTQCGYCSPGFVMSMYNLLKSKRKTMIEIEQQLSSNICRCTGYRTILEAFKKFASDAPKPNKIMDIEDITLCNKTSEICLKNNIKDNDWCFVSGDSLGEINIEIDLKDNRKWFRVNAVEDVFNILRKEGSDSYMLVAGNTGKGVRPIVEYPRVLIDVTAISDLKGFYFDQNMVVGAGTTLTELMDIFADASDTEYFGYLKVINEHIQLVANVAIRNQGTIAGNLMIKHKYRDFSSDIFLLLQAVGAQLTIRSADGVTKTVTMENFLNENMRGKIILNVLLPPLNTAYKLVTYKVSAKSRNAHAIVNAAFLYKLNEDDNKVLKSRIVFGGLSSNFSRATKTENFIIGKMLFNNNILQQTIKILSDELVVTDLPPEPSVQYRKQLAIGLFYKGLLFLSPQNILHSRYKSGKIKLHQTRPVSTASQSFPTDPNIWPLNEPIPKVEALHQCAGEAKYVDDHPSLPREVFATFVLTTIARGNIDIIDATEALNFPGVIAFYTAKDIPGVNSFTPPEDQDSITNEEILCDGEVFYYNQPLGIIVAESYDIANRARLLVKVKYSNVRQPKIDIRNIKNDPSQVTLFSCINATDKGNDVVKVIDDDQTIFGQYHFCLENLSCVSWPTEEGIKATPTSHYLAAAQTMSARCLNIDQSRVDMEVHRVGGSFGLKLSRQTLITTACSIATYKLNRPCRFLMPLRIQTRAIGKRMPSSTNYEIGVNSEGVIQYLNYDIYDDNGYIVNELLIRITEGNYYNCYDKARWNFRCFNAISDTPSNTWFRSPGTLEAISAAETIMERIAYELDLDPLTVRLNNLDKEFGDLIEMTNTLINDSNYIERKKAKDKFNSENRWKKRGLRFALMRWNSTYPYILNITLSVYSGDGSVAITHGGVELGQGINTKAIQVCAYFLNIPVSKIKVKASNTMANPNNSCTVSSLASQNVALGVTRCCKELLERLEPLRRDMGNPTWERLIARAYELGINLQANGLATFDDVYKNNNVFGAILAEVEVDVLTGESEILRVDLLEDVGRSINPLIDIGQIEGAFVQGLGYMTSEELVYNYSTGELLTDRSWNYYVPQATDIPQDFRIYFREKSYSYDAILGTKSTSEPPLCLSVVVPFAMREAIASARLESGIPSNKWFNIDGPYTVEKICLSCETKIEDLKFY